The Osmia lignaria lignaria isolate PbOS001 chromosome 14, iyOsmLign1, whole genome shotgun sequence genome has a window encoding:
- the LOC117607501 gene encoding putative fatty acyl-CoA reductase CG8306 yields the protein MVSNVTDFYNGKTIFLTGGSGFLGVSLIEKLLRSFPDLKNIYLLLRPKKGKQIEERLEELKKNSVFDRLREENKTHLFEKLIAIGGDVGQENLGLSSADRLTLVGEVEIVFHSAATLDFEADLKTTTSINLLGTRRVVELCQEIRDLKAFVHISSAYVNSALSEADEHVYPAPFDVNELLRLVEKLDDASLIAETPNILKDHPNSYTFTKHLAEHEVKNGRIPAAIVRPSMITAAWKEPVPGWTVSKNGPQGFLMGAAKGVVRRLPIGKDIIYDYIPVDIVINNIITAAYAVDRDGGKELKVYHCTSSTVNPFRWTTINHKINHYLHSFPLLSAIWYPHIKLVSTIFWFRLSAFFVHMIPAYILDTVTIITGGRPILVRLHKNVNGSLGRLHKFIFTEWKFHNPRMIELYNSLSETDKKLFNMDIKPLVWDDYFANLTQGVRTYLNKESPKTLAKARSKDKVLLVAHLALQGGLLGLVWWLVKCLTGSTWVKTGLVVPITYLIFDLL from the exons ATGGTTTCGAATGTAACTGACTTTTACAACGGCAAAACTATATTTCTTACCGGAGGTTCTGGTTTTCTCGGTGTTAGTTTAATCGAGAAATTACTACGATCATTTcctgatttaaaaaatatttatctactGCTACGACCAAAGAAGGGAAAACAAATAGAGGAAAGATTAGAAGAATTGAAGAAGAATTCG GTGTTTGACAGACTaagagaagaaaataagacTCATCTtttcgaaaaattaattgctaTTGGAGGTGATGTAGGACAAGAAAATTTAGGATTATCATCTGCAGATAGATTGACTCTGGTTGGAGAAGTGGAAATTGTTTTTCATTCTGCAGCAACATTAGATTTTGAAGCTGATTTAAAAACTACCACAAGTATTAATTTGCTGGGTACACGCAGAGTTGTAGAACTTTGTCAAGAAATAAGAGACCTGAAG gcATTTGTACATATTTCTAGTGCATATGTCAATTCTGCATTAAGCGAAGCAGATGAACATGTATATCCAGCTCCATTCGATGTAAATGAGCTGCTCAGATTGGTGGAAAAATTGGATGATGCCTCCTTAATAGCAGAAACACCAAATATATTGAAGGATCATCCAAAttcatatacatttacaaaacaTTTAGCTGAACATGAGGTTAAAAATGGACGTATTCCTGCTGCTATTGTACGTCCTTCCATGA TAACAGCAGCATGGAAAGAACCAGTCCCTGGATGGACGGTATCAAAAAATGGTCCACAAGGATTCTTAATGGGTGCTGCTAAAGGTGTTGTAAGAAGATTACCTATTGGAAAAGATATAATTTATGATTACATTCCAGTGGATATTGTTATAAACAATATTATCACTGCAGCGTATGCCGTTGATCGAGATGG GGGAAAAGAATTAAAAGTGTATCATTGTACATCTAGTACAGTTAATCCATTTCGATGGACGACTATAAATCACAAAATAAATCATTATTTACATTCATTCCCGTTGTTAAGTGCAATTTGGTATCCACATATTAAGTTAGTGTCTACAATTTTCTGGTTCAGACTTTCAGCATTCTTTGTACATATGATTCCTGCATATATTTTGGATACTGTTACGATTATAACAGGAGGACGACCAAT ATTAGTACGATTGCATAAGAATGTTAATGGTTCATTGGGGCGTTtacacaaatttatttttacggAATGGAAGTTTCATAACCCTCGCATGATTGAATTATATAATTCACTATCAGAGACTGATAAAAAACTCTTCAACATGGATATTAAACCACTAGTGTGGGATGATTACTTTGCCAATTTGACACAGGGTGTCAGGACATATTTAAATAAGGAATCTCCGAAAACATTGGCCAAAGCACGTTCTAAAGACAAAGT CCTACTCGTCGCTCATTTGGCTTTACAAGGTGGACTATTAGGACTTGTCTGGTGGTTGGTTAAATGTTTAACTGGTAGCACATGGGTCAAGACTGGTTTAGTTGTTCCAATTACGTATCTCATTTTTGATCTGCTATAA